In Cinclus cinclus chromosome 13, bCinCin1.1, whole genome shotgun sequence, a genomic segment contains:
- the LOC134049090 gene encoding tropomodulin-3 isoform X2: protein MTLPFRKDLDKYKDLDEDEILGKLSEEELKQLETVLDDLDPENALLPAGFRQKDQTAKKASGPFDRERLLAYLEKQALEYKDREDYVPFTREKKGKIFIPKQKPVQSFTEEKFSLDPELEEALTSATDTELGDLAAILGMSNLITNNQFCDVVGSSNGIDKDSFSNIVKGEKMLPVFDEPPNPTNVEETLQRIKDNDSRLVEVNLNNIKNIPIPTLKEFAKALETNTHVKNFSLAATRSNDPVAVAFADMLRVNTKLKSLNIESNFITGVGILALVDALKDNETLTEIKIDNQRQQLGTAAEVEIAKMLEENNKILKFGYHFTQQGPRARAAAAITKNNDLVRKRRVEGDN from the exons ATGACGCTCCCATTTCGAAAGGACTTGGACAAGTACAAAGATCTCGATGAGGATGAAATTCTTGGCAAACTTTCAGAAGAAGAACTGAAACAACTGGAAACTGTTTTGGATGATCTTGACCCTGAG AATGCGCTGCTGCCCGCAGGCTTCCGGCAGAAGGACCAGACTGCCAAGAAGGCCTCGGGTCCCTTCGACAGGGAACGGCTCCTGGCCTATTTGGAGAAGCAGGCACTGGAGTACAAGGACAGGGAAGACTATGTGCCTTttacaagagaaaagaaag ggaaaatatttattcccaAGCAAAAGCCTGTACAAtctttcacagaagaaaagttCTCTCTTGATCCAGAACTGGAGGAAGCCTTGACCAGTGCCACAGACACAGAATTGGGTGACCTCGcag caaTACTGGGAATGTCCAACTTGATAACAAACAATCAGTTCTGTGATGTAGTAGGAAGCAGTAATGGGATTGATAAAGACAGCTTCTCAA ATATAGtaaaaggtgaaaaaatgtTGCCTGTTTTTGATGAACCACCAAATCCCACAAATGTGGAGGAGACACTGCAGAGGATTAAAGATAATGATTCTCGTCTTGTTGAAGTTAATCTAAATAACATTAAG AACATACCAATTCCAACGCTGAAAGAATTTGCAAAAGCCTTAGAAACCAACACACATGTGAAGAATTTTAGCCTGGCAGCCACCCGAAGCAATGATCCTGTTGCTGTT GCTTTTGCAGATATGCTGAGAgtaaacacaaaattaaaaagtttgAACATAGAATCAAACTTCATCACTGGAGTTGGAATTCTGGCATTGGTTGATGCACTGAAAGACAATGAAACGTTGACAGAGATCAAAATTGATAATCAG aggcagcagctgggcacagctgcagaAGTAGAAATCGCCAAGATGCTTGAAGAAAACAACAAGATCCTCAAATTTGGATACCATTTCACACAACAGGGACCTCgagccagggcagctgcagctaTCACAAAAAACAATGATTTGG TTCGGAAGAGGAGGGTTGAAGGAGACAATTAG
- the LOC134049090 gene encoding tropomodulin-3 isoform X1 — protein sequence MTLPFRKDLDKYKDLDEDEILGKLSEEELKQLETVLDDLDPENALLPAGFRQKDQTAKKASGPFDRERLLAYLEKQALEYKDREDYVPFTREKKGKIFIPKQKPVQSFTEEKFSLDPELEEALTSATDTELGDLAAILGMSNLITNNQFCDVVGSSNGIDKDSFSNIVKGEKMLPVFDEPPNPTNVEETLQRIKDNDSRLVEVNLNNIKNIPIPTLKEFAKALETNTHVKNFSLAATRSNDPVAVAFADMLRVNTKLKSLNIESNFITGVGILALVDALKDNETLTEIKIDNQRQQLGTAAEVEIAKMLEENNKILKFGYHFTQQGPRARAAAAITKNNDLVWSMQVKVSANTFSSLQP from the exons ATGACGCTCCCATTTCGAAAGGACTTGGACAAGTACAAAGATCTCGATGAGGATGAAATTCTTGGCAAACTTTCAGAAGAAGAACTGAAACAACTGGAAACTGTTTTGGATGATCTTGACCCTGAG AATGCGCTGCTGCCCGCAGGCTTCCGGCAGAAGGACCAGACTGCCAAGAAGGCCTCGGGTCCCTTCGACAGGGAACGGCTCCTGGCCTATTTGGAGAAGCAGGCACTGGAGTACAAGGACAGGGAAGACTATGTGCCTTttacaagagaaaagaaag ggaaaatatttattcccaAGCAAAAGCCTGTACAAtctttcacagaagaaaagttCTCTCTTGATCCAGAACTGGAGGAAGCCTTGACCAGTGCCACAGACACAGAATTGGGTGACCTCGcag caaTACTGGGAATGTCCAACTTGATAACAAACAATCAGTTCTGTGATGTAGTAGGAAGCAGTAATGGGATTGATAAAGACAGCTTCTCAA ATATAGtaaaaggtgaaaaaatgtTGCCTGTTTTTGATGAACCACCAAATCCCACAAATGTGGAGGAGACACTGCAGAGGATTAAAGATAATGATTCTCGTCTTGTTGAAGTTAATCTAAATAACATTAAG AACATACCAATTCCAACGCTGAAAGAATTTGCAAAAGCCTTAGAAACCAACACACATGTGAAGAATTTTAGCCTGGCAGCCACCCGAAGCAATGATCCTGTTGCTGTT GCTTTTGCAGATATGCTGAGAgtaaacacaaaattaaaaagtttgAACATAGAATCAAACTTCATCACTGGAGTTGGAATTCTGGCATTGGTTGATGCACTGAAAGACAATGAAACGTTGACAGAGATCAAAATTGATAATCAG aggcagcagctgggcacagctgcagaAGTAGAAATCGCCAAGATGCTTGAAGAAAACAACAAGATCCTCAAATTTGGATACCATTTCACACAACAGGGACCTCgagccagggcagctgcagctaTCACAAAAAACAATGATTTGG TCTGGAGTATGCAAGTAAAAGTTTCTGCAAATACCTTTTCATCTCTCCAGCCCTGA